Sequence from the Clostridium saccharobutylicum DSM 13864 genome:
GCTCCTTGATACAGAAACTACTTGTTGGTAACCCACCTGCTATAATATCTTTCCTAACCGCTATATACTTATTCCTATATTCTTATTCATATAATAAAATCCTATATTGCCTGGATATGCTTTAGCCAATATTTCAGATTTTCTAAACAGATATTTAATATTCTTCATTATTTTCTGATTTACTGTATCAGCCCTACTCATTTTATTTCTTATCTCCTTTTATTAATTTTAATTCTAACCATTTCTCTAATTATTACTCTTTCAACTATATTTTATCAAATATCATGTAATAATGGTGTCCAAGATTGGCAATATAGCTTACCTTTAAATCACAATAGGCAACAAGCACACACATGCTACTTATTCGCAATTCTTCGTCCGAATAAAACTTATTTAATGCGATGATGTAGTAATAATTCGCATTGCAAGTGCTTATGATATAAAAATACTTAAAACTAACAAACGGAGGAAAAACAAAAGATGAAAGAGATAATATTAAGCGTTGATACAGGAAAATCATACACTAAAGCTATTACTAAAAAAGGAGAAAAAATAGAAAAAGTTCTTTTTAGAACAAAAGTACAGGAAGTTTCAAATTTAGATATAACTTTATCAAGTAATACCCACTTAATTGAATTTCAAGGAAAATCTTATCTAATTGGGGATATGGTATCTGAGAATTCCTGCAACTTCCAGATTTCCAAACACACGATAGACCATCAATTAAGCATTTACTTAGCAATATGTAAAATATTAAAAATTACTGACGCAATGAAAATGGGTTTGCCTAAAATCCATTTAGCTGTAAATATTCCATTGAATTTATATAAAAATGGTAATTCAAAAACTTCATACCAGTCATTTATCCAAAATAATAGCGAAATAATATCGTTGAAAGTTAATGGTATAGCATATGCGTTTAGAATAGCTTCCTTAGTTGTACTACCAGAAGCTATGGGACCTATATATTGTGTTAATAGGATAAATGACTTTAGAGATAAAAAGGTAACAGTTATAGATGTAGGGTCTTTAAACGTAAATTACTGTACATTCAATAGATTAGTGCCTGAACTTAATAGCATGAATATCTCGAACTTCGGTATAAATGTTTTAAGAGGTAAAATAGCCGAAAAATTAACCGAAATCTATGGCACGATTGTAAATGACGAGGACGTAGAAGAAATATTTACAAACGGTGGATTTCTTTATATAGCAGGAATTAAAAAAGCAGAAAGCAAAGAAATTATAGAGAAGCTAATTACTAATCATGTAAATGAAATCTTTAACTACGGTAGAAGCAGGTGTTTGACCTTCAACAACAGTAACATCGTCTTCTGTGGTGGTGGATCATTGCTTTTGAAAGATTATATTCTTGCTCAATATCCACTTGCGATAATAGAAGACCAGTTCTCAAATTGCTTATCCTACTTGAATATTTTGGAGGCCAAGCATGAAGACTAAAAAGCTTTCTATAAGCTTTTCAGAGCATTATAATGATATATACCAATACTTGAAAACAAAACACAATATAAGTCTTTACATATGTGAACTTGTCAGAGCTGAAATGAATAATAAAAATATCACAAATGCAGAATTAGAGGCTAAAATTGAAGAGCTTATAAAAA
This genomic interval carries:
- a CDS encoding ParM/StbA family protein, which encodes MKEIILSVDTGKSYTKAITKKGEKIEKVLFRTKVQEVSNLDITLSSNTHLIEFQGKSYLIGDMVSENSCNFQISKHTIDHQLSIYLAICKILKITDAMKMGLPKIHLAVNIPLNLYKNGNSKTSYQSFIQNNSEIISLKVNGIAYAFRIASLVVLPEAMGPIYCVNRINDFRDKKVTVIDVGSLNVNYCTFNRLVPELNSMNISNFGINVLRGKIAEKLTEIYGTIVNDEDVEEIFTNGGFLYIAGIKKAESKEIIEKLITNHVNEIFNYGRSRCLTFNNSNIVFCGGGSLLLKDYILAQYPLAIIEDQFSNCLSYLNILEAKHED